Proteins encoded together in one uncultured Desulfosarcina sp. window:
- a CDS encoding ABC transporter ATP-binding protein, with protein sequence MTPAVCFDAVTKRYGSREVLSKLSFEIRHREIVGLLGRSGIGKTTLLKLIAGLEKPTRGKVRVQARRIGYVFQEPRLLPWKTTLENVILPLRAAGLQRKEAVERASRLLAAMDLSEFLGSYPSQLSGGMCQRVSLARAFAVDPDILLLDEPFSSLDIEMKNELQAMLMERLAVQPATVLYVSHAPEEVRRIAHRILTMTAAGTLITHEKS encoded by the coding sequence ATGACGCCGGCCGTTTGTTTCGACGCGGTGACGAAACGATACGGCAGCCGGGAAGTGCTGAGCAAGCTCTCCTTTGAAATCCGCCACCGGGAGATTGTCGGTCTGCTGGGGCGCAGCGGCATCGGAAAAACCACTCTTTTAAAACTCATTGCCGGCCTGGAAAAACCGACCCGGGGAAAGGTCCGGGTACAGGCCCGGCGGATCGGTTATGTCTTCCAGGAGCCCCGCCTGCTGCCATGGAAGACCACCCTGGAAAACGTGATCCTCCCCTTGAGAGCCGCAGGCCTCCAACGGAAAGAAGCCGTCGAAAGGGCCTCCCGGCTTCTGGCAGCCATGGACCTGTCCGAATTTCTGGGAAGCTACCCCTCCCAACTCTCCGGAGGCATGTGCCAGCGCGTCTCCCTGGCCCGGGCCTTTGCCGTGGACCCGGATATTCTCCTGCTCGACGAACCGTTCAGCTCCCTGGATATCGAAATGAAAAACGAACTCCAGGCCATGCTTATGGAGCGGCTGGCCGTCCAACCGGCAACCGTTCTCTATGTCTCCCACGCTCCCGAAGAGGTGCGGCGGATCGCGCACAGAATCCTCACGATGACCGCTGCCGGCACGTTGATAACGCATGAAAAATCTTGA